One Rattus rattus isolate New Zealand chromosome 12, Rrattus_CSIRO_v1, whole genome shotgun sequence genomic window carries:
- the LOC116913743 gene encoding protein ATP6V1FNB: MRDLFNTSNKAFWEERIKKEVLVRTTWNIRYGHKYLKDGSKPRNQSLQAPRGSVLKAGPVPPTGSPVRKKAQTEWPEASGVQGSGVRQARQGHQYTAAQGRPEDLEMKPPNPATLKLLFQGISHDGQGRILYLKERHQLIPEKKYKYPMVSSWNYGWHVGDVMKNYRTPTHARIYPITKSFYMKSSIFPIPRRSDDIM; the protein is encoded by the exons ATGAGGGACCTGTTTAACACCTCGAACAAGGCCTTCTGGGAGGAGCGAATAAAGAAGGAGGTGCTTGTTCGGACTACCTGGAATATCCGATATGGACACAAGTACCTGAAAGATGGGTCCAAGCCCAGGAATCAGTCCCTGCAGGCCCCCCGTGGGTCAGTCTTGAAAGCAGGCCCGGTGCCTCCCACAGGCTCCCCTGTCAGAAAAAAGGCGCAAACAGAATGGCCAGAGGCCAGTGGGGTCCAGGGAAGTGGAGTGAGGCAGGCCAGACAAGGTCATCAGTACACAGCAGCCCAGGGCAGGCCAGAGGACTTAGAGATGAAGCCTCCCAACCCGGCCACCTTGAAGCTGCTGTTCCAAGGTATCTCCCATGATGGCCAGGGCAGGATCTTGTACCTCAAGGAGCGGCATCAACTGATACCAGAGAAGAAGTACAAGTACCCGATGGTGTCTTCCTGGAACTATGGCTGGCATGTGG GGGATGTCATGAAGAACTACAGGACGCCAACTCATGCCAGAATTTATCCTATCACAAAGTCATTTTACATGAAAAGTAGCATTTTTCCTATTCCACGGCGATCGGATGACATCATGTGA